The following are encoded together in the Desulfobacterales bacterium genome:
- a CDS encoding potassium transporter, protein MKRSQEIWILGAGRLGRRAAESLRQKYPRAGIVLINSSGKACAQMDSSAFTVICREGVDYLFENLKEGRSPDFIVPMIPVHVTYEWMRLKLKKTHRIRPVAVPPEVFEKLPNPIRGADGQAYMTNATFICPWNCPEPDDICTHTGKPRPQILHRFLENIAHPEFRSMVVKSLQLAPGIGGYSPAVLFQALKTVASENDSVLLSTACRCHGVMHAFRTEAL, encoded by the coding sequence ATGAAACGGTCTCAAGAAATCTGGATCCTCGGTGCCGGTCGGCTTGGCCGGAGGGCGGCCGAGTCCCTGCGCCAAAAATACCCCCGGGCCGGTATTGTCCTGATCAATTCTTCCGGAAAAGCCTGTGCGCAGATGGACAGTTCCGCTTTCACCGTTATCTGCCGGGAAGGCGTGGACTATCTTTTTGAAAATTTAAAAGAGGGGAGGAGCCCAGACTTTATTGTCCCCATGATTCCGGTGCATGTGACTTATGAATGGATGCGGCTGAAACTGAAAAAAACCCATCGCATCCGGCCGGTGGCAGTGCCGCCCGAAGTCTTTGAAAAGCTGCCGAACCCGATCCGCGGCGCCGACGGACAGGCCTATATGACCAATGCGACGTTTATATGCCCCTGGAATTGCCCGGAACCGGATGACATCTGCACCCATACCGGTAAACCCCGGCCGCAGATTCTGCACCGGTTTCTGGAAAACATTGCGCACCCGGAATTTCGCTCGATGGTGGTCAAAAGCCTGCAGCTTGCACCGGGCATCGGCGGGTACAGCCCCGCAGTTTTATTTCAGGCACTGAAGACGGTTGCCTCAGAAAACGATTCCGTTCTGCTGAGCACGGCCTGCCGCTGCCACGGGGTCATGCATGCATTTAGGACAGAGGCGCTTTAA